One Periplaneta americana isolate PAMFEO1 chromosome 8, P.americana_PAMFEO1_priV1, whole genome shotgun sequence genomic region harbors:
- the LOC138705170 gene encoding zinc finger protein OZF-like isoform X11, giving the protein MENQTSTGEREVIKIELDDNNEIDSSALEPDVEVKQEDEPPIVEVKCEVEEGNWKIELKDEPKEEVATQNNAALLRGVVEFLQGGGINLTENKAKKSASVRNQKPKKKVSNDDDDDDMGVPRIPFTCVICGKEYSYYSSLFNHIRTHSGKNFKCGTCGKGFARRGALKVHEQLHLGLKPFKCDACDRRFPVVGLLKRHYRVHTGEKPFQCDVCGKLFFERTHLATHNRTHTKEKPFECDYCGKGFSERAVLIRHIRIHTLERPFKCQVCDKGFSDRGKLVKHGRIHTGEKPCKCDFCGKAFTERGSLVNHVRTHTGEKPFKCDICDKGFAQRGALIAHCRTHTGEKPFRCDVCGKGFTQRGQLQSHARRHT; this is encoded by the exons GAACCAAACTTCTACGGGTGAGAGGGAAGTCATTAAAATTGAACTTGACGACAATAATGAAATAGATTCTTCTGCACTGGAACCTGATGTGGAAGTAAAACAGGAGGATGAGCCACCAATCGTTGAAGTGAAGTGTGAAGTTGAG GAGGGGAACTGGAAGATTGAACTAAAGGACGAACCAAAGGAAGAAGTGGCAACGCAGAATAACGCAGCCTTATTACGTGG TGTTGTTGAGTTTCTCCAGGGTGGAGGTATCAACCTTACAGAGAACAAAGCGAAAAAATCTGCTTCTGTTCGTAATCAGAAACCGAAGAAAAAGGTTTcgaatgatgatgacgacgacgacatgGGTGTACCTCGAATTCCATTTACTTGTGTGATTTGTGGTAAAGAATATTCCTATTACAGTTCCCTTTTCAATCATATTCGCACGCATTCTGGGAAAAACTTCAAATGTGGTACTTGTGGCAAAGGTTTCGCACGTCGTGGAGCACTGAAAGTTCATGAACAACTACATTTGGGattgaaacctttcaaatgtgacgcTTGTGATAGAAGGTTTCCGGTGGTTGGACTGCTGAAGAGACATTATAGAGTTCATACTGGAGAAAAGCCATTCCAGTGTGATGTATGTGGGAAATTATTTTTTGAACGTACACATTTGGCTACCCACAATCGCACACATACTAAAGAAAAGCCCTTTGAGTGTGACTACTGTGGTAAAGGCTTTTCCGAACGAGCGGTTTTGATAAGACATATCCGAATTCATACATTAGAAAGACCATTCAAGTGTCAAGTTTGTGATAAAGGTTTTTCAGATCGTGGAAAACTTGTAAAACATGGCAGGATCCACACCGGGGAAAAACCATGCAAATGTGATTTTTGTGGTAAGGCATTCACAGAGCGTGGAAGTCTCGTCAACCATGTTCGTACTCACACTGgagagaagccattcaaatgtgatatttgtgatAAAGGTTTCGCCCAGCGCGGTGCACTCATAGCACATTGCCGTACTCACACTGGCGAAAAACCTTTTagatgcgatgtttgtggcaagGGTTTTACACAACGTGGTCAGTTGCAATCTCATGCTCGCAGGCACACTTGA
- the LOC138705170 gene encoding zinc finger protein OZF-like isoform X10, with translation MKRNQTSTGEREVIKIELDDNNEIDSSALEPDVEVKQEDEPPIVEVKCEVEEGNWKIELKDEPKEEVATQNNAALLRGVVEFLQGGGINLTENKAKKSASVRNQKPKKKVSNDDDDDDMGVPRIPFTCVICGKEYSYYSSLFNHIRTHSGKNFKCGTCGKGFARRGALKVHEQLHLGLKPFKCDACDRRFPVVGLLKRHYRVHTGEKPFQCDVCGKLFFERTHLATHNRTHTKEKPFECDYCGKGFSERAVLIRHIRIHTLERPFKCQVCDKGFSDRGKLVKHGRIHTGEKPCKCDFCGKAFTERGSLVNHVRTHTGEKPFKCDICDKGFAQRGALIAHCRTHTGEKPFRCDVCGKGFTQRGQLQSHARRHT, from the exons GAACCAAACTTCTACGGGTGAGAGGGAAGTCATTAAAATTGAACTTGACGACAATAATGAAATAGATTCTTCTGCACTGGAACCTGATGTGGAAGTAAAACAGGAGGATGAGCCACCAATCGTTGAAGTGAAGTGTGAAGTTGAG GAGGGGAACTGGAAGATTGAACTAAAGGACGAACCAAAGGAAGAAGTGGCAACGCAGAATAACGCAGCCTTATTACGTGG TGTTGTTGAGTTTCTCCAGGGTGGAGGTATCAACCTTACAGAGAACAAAGCGAAAAAATCTGCTTCTGTTCGTAATCAGAAACCGAAGAAAAAGGTTTcgaatgatgatgacgacgacgacatgGGTGTACCTCGAATTCCATTTACTTGTGTGATTTGTGGTAAAGAATATTCCTATTACAGTTCCCTTTTCAATCATATTCGCACGCATTCTGGGAAAAACTTCAAATGTGGTACTTGTGGCAAAGGTTTCGCACGTCGTGGAGCACTGAAAGTTCATGAACAACTACATTTGGGattgaaacctttcaaatgtgacgcTTGTGATAGAAGGTTTCCGGTGGTTGGACTGCTGAAGAGACATTATAGAGTTCATACTGGAGAAAAGCCATTCCAGTGTGATGTATGTGGGAAATTATTTTTTGAACGTACACATTTGGCTACCCACAATCGCACACATACTAAAGAAAAGCCCTTTGAGTGTGACTACTGTGGTAAAGGCTTTTCCGAACGAGCGGTTTTGATAAGACATATCCGAATTCATACATTAGAAAGACCATTCAAGTGTCAAGTTTGTGATAAAGGTTTTTCAGATCGTGGAAAACTTGTAAAACATGGCAGGATCCACACCGGGGAAAAACCATGCAAATGTGATTTTTGTGGTAAGGCATTCACAGAGCGTGGAAGTCTCGTCAACCATGTTCGTACTCACACTGgagagaagccattcaaatgtgatatttgtgatAAAGGTTTCGCCCAGCGCGGTGCACTCATAGCACATTGCCGTACTCACACTGGCGAAAAACCTTTTagatgcgatgtttgtggcaagGGTTTTACACAACGTGGTCAGTTGCAATCTCATGCTCGCAGGCACACTTGA